A single region of the Streptomyces sp. NBC_01262 genome encodes:
- a CDS encoding metal ABC transporter ATP-binding protein → MSLHGAAVRVGGRTLWSGVDLEVGAGEFVAVLGPNGVGKSTLVKVLLGVLPPAAGEVRVLGERPGRAGQRVGYLPQRRSFDASLRMRGRDIVRLGWDGDRWGVPLPFVRRARRRAARDRIAEVIEVVGASAYADRPIGQCSGGEQQRLLIAQALVRRPELLLLDEPLDSLDLPNQAAVAALVGRICREEGVTVVMVAHDVNPILSRLDRVVYLAEGGAVAGRPEQVITSETLSRLYGTPIEVLRTSDGRLVVVGQPEAPAIHTDRHADRPTVPGQGGRGAAR, encoded by the coding sequence GTGTCGCTGCACGGCGCGGCGGTGCGGGTCGGCGGGCGCACCCTGTGGTCCGGGGTCGATCTGGAGGTCGGCGCGGGCGAGTTCGTCGCGGTGCTCGGACCCAACGGGGTTGGCAAGTCCACCCTGGTGAAGGTCCTGCTCGGGGTGCTGCCACCCGCCGCCGGCGAGGTGCGGGTCCTCGGCGAGCGGCCCGGCCGGGCCGGGCAGCGGGTCGGCTATCTGCCCCAACGCCGCAGCTTCGACGCCTCGTTGCGGATGCGCGGCAGGGACATCGTGCGGCTGGGCTGGGACGGGGACCGCTGGGGCGTGCCGCTGCCCTTCGTGCGCCGCGCCCGGCGCAGGGCCGCCCGGGACCGGATCGCCGAGGTGATCGAGGTGGTCGGGGCGTCGGCGTACGCGGACCGGCCGATCGGGCAGTGCTCCGGTGGCGAGCAGCAGCGGCTGCTGATCGCGCAGGCGCTCGTACGCCGCCCCGAACTGCTGCTGCTGGACGAGCCGTTGGACAGCCTCGACCTGCCCAACCAGGCGGCCGTGGCCGCGCTGGTCGGACGGATCTGCCGGGAGGAGGGCGTGACCGTGGTCATGGTCGCGCACGACGTCAACCCGATCCTGTCCCGGCTGGACCGCGTGGTGTATCTCGCCGAGGGCGGCGCCGTCGCGGGCCGCCCCGAGCAGGTGATCACCTCCGAGACCCTGTCCCGGCTGTACGGCACCCCCATCGAGGTCCTGCGCACCTCCGACGGCAGGCTCGTGGTCGTAGGACAGCCGGAGGCACCCGCCATCCACACCGACCGGCACGCCGACCGGCCCACCGTGCCGGGGCAGGGAGGCCGCGGTGCTGCTCGCTGA
- the dcd gene encoding dCTP deaminase: MLLSDKDIRTEIDGGRVRVDPFEASMVQPSSIDVRLDRFFRVFENHRYPHIDPAVEQPDLTRLVEPEGDEPFILHPGEFVLASTYEVISLPDDIASRLEGKSSLGRLGLLTHSTAGFIDPGFSGHVTLELSNVATLPIKLWPGMKIGQLCLFRLTSPAEFPYGSDKYGSRYQGQRGPTASRSFMNFHRTQV; encoded by the coding sequence GTGCTTCTCTCTGACAAGGACATCCGGACCGAGATCGACGGTGGACGGGTGCGGGTGGACCCGTTCGAGGCGTCGATGGTGCAGCCGTCGAGTATTGATGTCCGGCTGGACCGGTTCTTCAGGGTGTTCGAGAACCACCGGTATCCGCATATCGATCCGGCGGTCGAGCAGCCGGATCTGACGCGGCTGGTGGAGCCGGAGGGGGATGAGCCGTTCATCCTGCATCCGGGTGAGTTCGTGCTGGCGTCGACGTATGAGGTCATCTCGCTGCCGGACGACATCGCTTCGCGGCTGGAGGGCAAGAGCTCGCTGGGGCGGCTGGGGCTGCTCACGCACTCGACGGCCGGCTTCATCGACCCGGGGTTCTCGGGGCATGTGACGCTGGAGCTGTCGAATGTGGCGACGCTGCCGATCAAGCTGTGGCCGGGGATGAAGATCGGGCAGCTGTGCCTGTTCCGGCTGACGTCGCCGGCGGAGTTCCCGTACGGGTCGGACAAGTACGGGTCGCGGTATCAGGGGCAGCGGGGGCCGACGGCTTCCCGGTCGTTCATGAACTTCCACCGGACGCAGGTGTGA
- a CDS encoding TIGR03943 family putative permease subunit, with translation MKRNLQVLLLLLTGAGLLHIALFSDLYLRYVKAGLRPLLIASGVLLVLLGMIAAARDGFPFSRDEPGHGPDDHHDDHGHDHSKGPRIAWLLYVPALLLLLFAPPALGSYTASRNDTATTSGAGTFPALPGKDPLALSVSEFGSRAKWDTDRSLRGRTVRLTGFVTPGTNGTWYLTRLIVTCCAADATAFKVEMHGATAPPADTWVTVTGTWRPTGKVGTDSARAALDTATVKRIPEPDDPYQDLPRIRAS, from the coding sequence GTGAAACGCAACCTCCAGGTGCTGCTGCTCCTGCTGACCGGCGCGGGCCTGCTGCACATCGCGCTCTTCAGCGACCTCTACCTGCGCTACGTCAAGGCCGGGCTGCGGCCCCTGCTCATCGCCTCCGGCGTACTGCTGGTCCTGCTCGGCATGATCGCCGCCGCCCGCGACGGATTCCCCTTCAGCCGCGACGAACCCGGACACGGGCCGGACGACCACCATGACGACCACGGGCACGACCACAGCAAGGGCCCGCGCATCGCATGGCTGCTCTACGTGCCCGCACTCCTGCTGCTCCTCTTCGCCCCGCCGGCCCTCGGCTCGTACACCGCCTCCCGCAACGACACCGCGACAACCTCCGGCGCCGGCACCTTCCCCGCCCTCCCGGGCAAGGACCCGCTCGCGCTGTCCGTGAGCGAGTTCGGCTCCCGCGCCAAGTGGGACACCGACAGGTCCCTGCGCGGCCGCACGGTACGGCTCACCGGCTTCGTCACCCCCGGCACCAACGGCACCTGGTACCTCACCCGGCTGATCGTCACCTGCTGCGCCGCCGACGCCACCGCCTTCAAGGTGGAGATGCACGGCGCGACCGCGCCGCCCGCCGACACCTGGGTGACGGTCACCGGCACGTGGCGCCCCACCGGAAAGGTCGGCACCGACTCCGCCCGCGCGGCCTTGGACACGGCCACCGTCAAGCGCATCCCCGAGCCCGACGACCCGTACCAGGACCTCCCGAGGATCAGGGCGTCCTGA
- a CDS encoding metal ABC transporter solute-binding protein, Zn/Mn family — protein sequence MSVAPSRSAGSRPSRFALGGVAVMAAITATACSTSSSGSTSADASSSGSGGGKTIQVVAAENFWGSIASQLGGSHVKVTSIIDNPDADPHDYEPTAADARTVAGAQYTVVNGIGYDAWADKLLSANPVSGRTDLKVGDLVGIKPGGNPHRWYSPDNVHQVIEKITTDYKKIDPADAADFDKLKTTFETTTLAPYNKLISDIKAKYAGTPIGASESIVSPLADGLGLKMLTPYSFLSAISEGTDPTAKDKATIDGQISGKKIKVYVYNSQNATPDVQAQVKAAKAEGIPVATVTETLTPAGASFQAWQVRQLQGIEAALAKATGK from the coding sequence ATGAGCGTTGCCCCGTCCCGTTCCGCCGGATCCCGGCCGTCCCGGTTCGCCCTCGGCGGTGTCGCGGTCATGGCCGCGATAACGGCCACCGCCTGCTCCACCTCCTCCTCCGGCAGTACGTCGGCGGACGCCTCGTCCTCCGGTTCCGGTGGCGGGAAGACGATCCAGGTGGTGGCGGCGGAGAACTTCTGGGGCAGCATCGCCTCGCAGTTGGGCGGCAGCCACGTCAAGGTCACCAGCATCATCGACAACCCCGACGCGGACCCGCACGACTACGAGCCCACCGCGGCCGACGCCCGCACGGTGGCGGGAGCCCAGTACACGGTGGTCAACGGCATCGGCTACGACGCCTGGGCGGACAAGCTGCTGTCCGCCAACCCCGTCTCCGGCCGCACCGACCTCAAGGTCGGCGACCTGGTCGGCATCAAGCCCGGCGGCAACCCGCACCGCTGGTACTCACCCGACAACGTCCACCAGGTCATCGAGAAGATCACGACGGACTACAAGAAGATCGACCCGGCCGACGCCGCCGACTTCGACAAGCTGAAGACCACCTTCGAGACCACGACCCTCGCCCCGTACAACAAGCTGATATCCGACATCAAGGCGAAGTACGCGGGCACCCCGATCGGCGCGTCGGAGTCGATCGTGTCACCGCTCGCCGACGGGCTGGGGCTGAAGATGCTCACCCCGTACTCCTTCCTCAGCGCGATCAGCGAGGGCACCGACCCCACGGCCAAGGACAAGGCCACCATCGACGGGCAGATATCGGGCAAGAAGATCAAGGTCTACGTCTACAACAGCCAGAACGCCACCCCGGACGTCCAGGCCCAGGTCAAGGCCGCCAAGGCGGAGGGCATCCCGGTGGCCACCGTCACCGAGACCCTCACCCCGGCGGGGGCCTCGTTCCAGGCCTGGCAGGTCCGCCAGCTCCAGGGCATCGAAGCGGCTCTGGCGAAGGCCACCGGGAAGTGA
- a CDS encoding permease, translated as MGDVVDGTGGTAQPVRERPVSERPAIAPGAGDGLRLAARALFFTVVGGLSLAVIGATVVLLGPEVVLWLDRPAVQAWQTVFVAIVIQGIPFLLLGTLVSAAISAFVPAWVFTRILPRSPALAVPVASAAGALLPGCECASVPVAGSLMRRGVTPAAALAFLLSAPAINPIVLVATAIAFPSNPQMVLARLAASLATSVGMGWLWVAAGREKWLRLPKGPAGHAPGSGRLEEFRTSLQHDFLHAGGFLAVGAAAAATFNVAVPHSVLRTFTDSPWLAVPVLGALAVILAICSEADAFVAASLTGFSPTARLAFMVVGPMVDLKLVALQSGTFGRAFALRFSTATWFMAVVCSALIGWLLL; from the coding sequence ATGGGAGACGTGGTCGACGGAACAGGCGGAACGGCGCAGCCGGTGCGGGAGAGGCCGGTAAGCGAGCGACCGGCCATCGCGCCCGGAGCGGGCGACGGGCTGCGTCTTGCGGCGCGTGCCCTGTTCTTCACGGTCGTCGGTGGCCTGTCGCTGGCCGTGATCGGCGCTACGGTGGTGCTGCTGGGGCCCGAGGTCGTCCTGTGGCTCGACCGGCCGGCGGTGCAGGCGTGGCAGACGGTCTTCGTGGCCATCGTGATCCAGGGCATCCCGTTCCTGCTGCTGGGCACCCTGGTGTCGGCGGCGATCAGCGCCTTCGTACCGGCCTGGGTCTTCACGCGGATACTGCCCCGCAGCCCGGCACTCGCGGTGCCGGTGGCGAGCGCGGCCGGGGCTCTGCTGCCGGGGTGTGAATGCGCCTCGGTGCCGGTTGCCGGGAGCCTGATGCGGCGCGGGGTGACCCCGGCGGCAGCGCTGGCCTTCCTGTTGTCGGCGCCGGCCATCAACCCGATAGTGCTGGTGGCGACCGCCATCGCTTTCCCCAGCAACCCGCAGATGGTGCTGGCGCGGCTCGCCGCCTCGCTGGCCACCTCTGTGGGGATGGGCTGGCTGTGGGTCGCCGCGGGCCGCGAGAAGTGGCTGCGACTGCCCAAGGGCCCGGCCGGGCACGCCCCGGGGAGCGGGCGCCTGGAGGAGTTCCGGACCTCCCTGCAGCACGATTTCCTGCACGCCGGGGGGTTCCTCGCAGTCGGAGCGGCCGCTGCGGCCACCTTCAACGTCGCCGTGCCGCACTCCGTGCTGCGGACGTTCACCGACTCGCCCTGGCTGGCCGTGCCGGTGCTGGGCGCACTCGCCGTGATCCTCGCCATCTGCTCCGAGGCCGACGCCTTCGTCGCCGCCTCCCTCACCGGGTTCTCGCCCACCGCCCGGCTCGCCTTCATGGTGGTCGGGCCGATGGTCGACCTGAAACTCGTCGCCCTGCAGTCCGGTACCTTCGGACGGGCGTTCGCACTGCGCTTCTCCACGGCCACATGGTTCATGGCCGTCGTGTGCAGCGCGCTGATCGGGTGGCTACTGCTGTGA
- a CDS encoding metal ABC transporter permease: MTTTVLAAPGWAGAFGHPFFQHALLAGTAIAAAAGLTGYFLVLRAQVFTGDALSHVAFTGALAALALGYDLRLGLFAATIAVALLLGTLGSRGRADDVAIGSVFSWILGLGVFFLTLYTTSRSAANGGAGVNVLFGSIFGLSAGQALTAALMAAGICATVLAIARPLLFASVDEAVAAARGVPVRLLGFAFLALVGACAAEATQAVGSLLILGLLAAPAGAAQRLTDRPYRALALSAALAVAEMWTGLALSYAVPRMPPSFGILAAATAVYAATFLPGFRRRTAPLTA, translated from the coding sequence ATGACGACGACTGTCCTGGCGGCACCCGGATGGGCCGGCGCGTTCGGCCACCCCTTCTTCCAGCACGCCCTGCTCGCGGGCACCGCCATCGCCGCCGCAGCAGGACTGACCGGCTACTTCCTGGTGCTGCGCGCCCAGGTCTTCACCGGGGACGCGCTCAGCCACGTCGCCTTCACCGGCGCCCTGGCCGCCCTCGCCCTCGGCTACGACCTGCGCCTCGGGCTGTTCGCCGCCACCATCGCCGTCGCCCTGCTGCTCGGCACCCTCGGCAGCCGGGGCCGGGCCGACGACGTGGCCATCGGCAGCGTCTTCTCCTGGATCCTGGGCCTGGGCGTCTTCTTCCTCACCCTCTACACGACCTCCCGCAGCGCGGCCAACGGCGGCGCCGGCGTCAACGTCCTCTTCGGCTCGATCTTCGGGCTGTCCGCCGGCCAGGCCCTGACCGCCGCCCTGATGGCGGCCGGAATCTGCGCGACGGTGCTGGCCATCGCCCGGCCCCTGCTCTTCGCCTCTGTCGACGAGGCGGTCGCCGCCGCCCGGGGCGTGCCCGTACGCCTGCTGGGCTTCGCCTTCCTGGCGCTGGTCGGCGCCTGCGCGGCCGAGGCCACCCAGGCCGTCGGCTCCCTGCTCATCCTCGGCCTGCTCGCCGCCCCCGCCGGCGCCGCCCAGCGCCTCACCGACCGCCCCTACCGAGCCCTGGCCCTGTCCGCCGCCCTCGCGGTGGCCGAGATGTGGACCGGCCTTGCCCTCAGCTATGCGGTGCCCCGGATGCCGCCCAGCTTCGGCATCCTGGCCGCCGCCACCGCCGTGTACGCCGCGACGTTCCTGCCCGGGTTCCGGAGGCGTACCGCCCCTCTGACAGCCTGA
- a CDS encoding ArsR/SmtB family transcription factor has product MTTASVPDEPIQDLHAASELLRALASPVRLGIVRELSGGGKRVHELVTALGVSQPLVSQHLRVLRASRIVTTRREAREIEYSLTDDHVAHIVLDAIRHAQE; this is encoded by the coding sequence GTGACAACAGCTTCAGTGCCGGACGAACCCATACAGGACCTGCACGCGGCCAGTGAGCTGCTTCGGGCCCTGGCCTCCCCGGTCCGGCTGGGCATAGTGCGCGAGCTGTCCGGGGGCGGCAAACGCGTCCACGAGCTCGTCACCGCCCTCGGCGTCAGCCAGCCCCTGGTCTCCCAGCACCTGCGCGTATTGCGCGCCTCGCGGATCGTCACCACCCGCCGCGAGGCCCGCGAGATCGAGTACTCCCTCACCGACGACCACGTCGCCCACATAGTGCTGGACGCGATCCGGCACGCCCAGGAGTAA
- the rpsR gene encoding 30S ribosomal protein S18, translated as MDRRSNRADKPRAPRPNPLDAARITYIDYKDTDLLRKFISDRGKIRSRRVTRVSAQQQRQLARAIKNAREMALLPYSSGK; from the coding sequence ATGGACCGCCGCAGCAACCGTGCCGACAAGCCCCGTGCCCCCAGGCCGAACCCGCTCGACGCAGCGAGGATCACGTACATCGACTACAAGGACACCGATCTGCTCAGGAAGTTCATCTCCGACCGCGGCAAGATCCGCAGCCGGCGGGTGACCCGGGTCAGCGCCCAGCAGCAGCGGCAACTGGCGCGCGCGATCAAGAACGCCCGGGAGATGGCGCTGCTTCCCTACTCTTCCGGTAAGTGA
- a CDS encoding Fur family transcriptional regulator — protein sequence MSDDRTPVELIGRRTPQRATVLAALIAGADFTSAQALHARLLSTGERVGLSTVYRTLTALSQAGRADVVRDPAGERLFRYRPAEEHQHYLLCRRCGLGLPVDATVIESWATAISNSSGYADVQHTVELTGTCPDCLRTEHTDETA from the coding sequence ATGAGCGACGACCGCACACCCGTGGAGCTCATCGGGCGCCGAACGCCGCAGCGCGCCACCGTACTTGCCGCCCTGATCGCCGGCGCCGACTTCACCAGCGCCCAGGCCCTCCACGCCCGCCTGCTCTCCACCGGCGAGCGCGTCGGCCTCAGCACCGTCTACCGCACCCTCACCGCCCTCTCCCAAGCGGGCCGCGCCGATGTCGTCCGCGACCCCGCCGGCGAACGCCTCTTCCGCTACCGCCCCGCCGAGGAACACCAGCACTACCTGCTGTGCCGCCGGTGCGGACTCGGCCTGCCCGTCGACGCCACCGTCATCGAGTCATGGGCCACCGCCATCAGCAACTCCTCCGGCTACGCCGACGTACAGCACACCGTCGAACTCACCGGCACCTGCCCCGACTGCCTCCGCACGGAACACACCGACGAGACGGCATGA
- the rpmF gene encoding 50S ribosomal protein L32 encodes MAVPKRKMSRSNTRHRRAQWKASVPALVPVTIDGSVYRVPGRLVKAYQRGLLNPEG; translated from the coding sequence ATGGCCGTACCCAAGCGGAAGATGTCCCGCAGCAATACCCGGCACCGTCGCGCGCAGTGGAAGGCCAGCGTGCCCGCTCTGGTCCCCGTCACCATCGACGGCTCCGTGTACCGGGTACCGGGCAGGCTCGTGAAGGCGTACCAGCGCGGTCTACTGAACCCGGAGGGCTGA
- a CDS encoding metal ABC transporter permease, with protein MLLADAYAGWSWNPVTDLQQMWAFPFMVNAFRAGTVVAVAAGVMGWFMVLRRQSFAGHTLAVVGFPGAAGATLIGVSATYGYFAFCLVAALVIAAVPRAGRDADGHESALTGTVQAFLLACGFLFTALYKGLLGGVTSLLFGSFLGITTTQVWILLAVAVAVLGVLAAIGRPLLFASVDADVAAGRRVPVRLLSTLFLVLLGAAAAEASQITGTLLVFALLVMPAATAQTLTARPAVSLALSVLIALAVTWLGLIVAYYSPYPIGFYVTTFAFAAYVLARLGRLAGRAHPGLVTAGGAA; from the coding sequence GTGCTGCTCGCTGACGCCTATGCGGGTTGGTCGTGGAATCCGGTGACCGACCTTCAGCAGATGTGGGCGTTCCCCTTCATGGTCAACGCCTTCCGGGCCGGCACAGTCGTCGCCGTCGCGGCGGGGGTCATGGGCTGGTTCATGGTGCTGCGCCGGCAGAGCTTCGCCGGGCACACCCTGGCGGTGGTCGGCTTCCCCGGCGCGGCCGGGGCCACCCTCATCGGCGTCAGCGCCACCTACGGCTACTTCGCCTTCTGCCTTGTCGCCGCCCTGGTCATCGCCGCCGTCCCGCGCGCCGGACGCGACGCCGACGGGCATGAATCGGCGCTCACCGGAACCGTCCAGGCATTCCTGCTCGCCTGCGGCTTCCTGTTCACCGCCCTCTACAAGGGGCTGCTGGGCGGCGTCACCTCCCTGCTCTTCGGCAGCTTCCTGGGCATCACCACCACCCAGGTCTGGATCCTGCTCGCGGTGGCGGTCGCCGTCCTCGGCGTCCTCGCCGCGATCGGGCGCCCGCTGCTGTTCGCCTCCGTCGACGCCGACGTCGCCGCCGGCCGCCGGGTGCCGGTGCGCCTGCTGTCCACACTGTTCCTGGTCCTGCTGGGTGCGGCCGCCGCCGAGGCCAGCCAGATCACCGGCACCCTGCTGGTCTTCGCCCTGCTCGTGATGCCCGCCGCCACCGCCCAGACCCTCACCGCCCGGCCCGCCGTCAGCCTCGCGCTGTCCGTGCTCATCGCCCTCGCGGTGACCTGGCTCGGCCTGATCGTCGCCTACTACTCGCCCTACCCCATCGGGTTTTACGTGACCACCTTCGCGTTCGCCGCCTACGTACTGGCCCGGCTGGGCCGACTGGCCGGCAGGGCGCACCCGGGCCTCGTAACCGCCGGAGGTGCGGCATGA
- a CDS encoding GTP-binding protein, producing the protein MSDLADHLPVTVLSGFLGSGKTTLLNHLLNNRDGLRVAVIVNDMSEVNIDAALVRGGDAALSRTEERLVEMTNGCICCTLRDDLLEEVDRLAREGRFDYLLIESSGISEPMPVAATFAFPRDDGATLGDIARLDTMVTVVDAANFLPELAGGDGLAERGLDQYEDDERTVSDLLMDQIEFADVIVLNKLDLVDEQQAATLHAALTRLNPAARIVPARHGRVDPADVLGTGRFDLERAQQAPGWVMELNGDHMPETEEYGISSTVFRAGRPFHPGRLWEFVTEGLDSGAYGQILRSKGFFWLASRPRVTGLWSQAGAVARFEPSGARDPGNNNEQQGQELVFIGTGLRPDALRAALAACLITEADTGSVPLHDPFPAWDTYGIDDTCEHEHKHDAFEQAPRPVAAAARTR; encoded by the coding sequence ATGTCCGACCTGGCCGACCACCTGCCCGTCACCGTCCTGTCCGGCTTCCTCGGCTCGGGCAAGACCACACTGCTCAACCACCTCCTCAACAACCGCGACGGTCTGCGGGTCGCGGTGATCGTCAATGACATGAGCGAGGTCAACATCGACGCCGCGCTCGTCCGCGGCGGCGATGCCGCGCTGTCGCGCACCGAGGAGCGGCTGGTGGAGATGACCAACGGCTGCATCTGCTGCACCCTGCGCGACGACCTGCTGGAAGAGGTCGACCGGCTGGCCCGCGAGGGCCGGTTCGACTACCTGCTCATCGAGTCCAGCGGAATCTCCGAACCGATGCCGGTCGCCGCCACCTTCGCCTTCCCCCGCGACGACGGCGCGACGCTGGGCGACATCGCCCGACTGGACACCATGGTCACGGTCGTCGACGCCGCCAACTTCCTGCCTGAACTCGCCGGCGGGGACGGCCTCGCCGAGCGCGGGCTCGACCAGTACGAGGACGACGAACGCACCGTCAGCGACCTGCTCATGGACCAGATCGAGTTCGCCGACGTCATCGTCCTCAACAAGCTCGACCTGGTCGACGAGCAACAGGCCGCGACCCTGCACGCCGCGCTCACCCGGCTCAACCCCGCCGCCCGGATCGTGCCCGCCCGGCACGGCCGGGTGGACCCCGCCGACGTCCTGGGCACCGGCCGCTTCGACCTGGAGCGCGCCCAACAGGCACCCGGCTGGGTCATGGAACTCAACGGCGACCACATGCCCGAGACCGAGGAGTACGGGATCTCCAGCACCGTCTTCCGCGCCGGACGTCCCTTCCACCCCGGCCGGCTCTGGGAGTTCGTCACCGAGGGGCTCGACAGCGGCGCGTACGGGCAGATCCTGCGCTCCAAGGGCTTCTTCTGGCTCGCCAGCCGCCCCCGGGTGACCGGCCTGTGGTCGCAGGCCGGCGCAGTCGCCCGCTTCGAGCCCTCCGGCGCCCGCGACCCGGGCAACAACAACGAACAGCAGGGCCAAGAACTGGTGTTCATCGGTACCGGACTGCGCCCCGACGCGCTGCGCGCGGCCCTCGCAGCCTGCCTGATCACGGAAGCGGACACCGGGTCGGTCCCGTTGCACGACCCGTTCCCGGCCTGGGACACGTACGGCATCGACGACACCTGCGAGCACGAGCACAAGCACGACGCGTTCGAGCAGGCTCCCCGTCCCGTGGCCGCCGCGGCGCGGACGCGATGA